A window of Desulfuromonas soudanensis genomic DNA:
CCTGGCGGCGCTGGAGCCGCACTTCAAAAAACGCCTCGATGCCGCCCTCGGGACCGTCGATTACTCCGCGGCCTTCAAAGGCAGAAGTGCCGCCGAGTGGCAGGCCTGGGGGCAGCAGTTGGATATTCCCGTCGTCGCCGTTGGCGGCGGCGCCTGAACCGGTTGGAGACCAAACCCCATAGCGGAGGGCACATGAGTCGAATACAGAGCGAAAAAACCGTCACCGCCACCCCCCTCGACGAGGGGATTCAGCTCCTGAACGACCTGAGCAAGGAGGAGCTGATCGCCATCATCGTCGACGACGCGAAAAACTGGCTGGCCCACGACGGTCTCTGGTTCCAGGCCGTCGAGAAGGTGCACGGGATGGAGGCGGCCATCGACGCCGACCGGGAGGCCTGGCGTTCCTTTACCGTCCTCGAGGCGAAGCGGATCATGGCCCGGCTCGGCCTGGAGCCCGGCGGCGGGATCCCGGCCCTCGTCGAGTGCCTCAAGCACCGCCTCTACGCCCGGCTCAACCTGCAGGAGAGTTTAGAAATCACCGGCAACCGGGCCCTCTTCCGCATGGTCGACTGCCGGGTGCAGTCGGCGCGCAAGCGCAAGGGGCTGGCCGATTTCCCCTGCAAGAGCGTCGGGGTCGTCGAGTACGCCGAGTTCGCCCGCACCGTCGATCCGCGCATCGAGACCCGTTGTCTCGCCTGCCCCCCCGATGCCCACCCCGATGAATACTGGTGCGCCTGGGAGTTTTCCCTGGCCGTCGATTAGTCGGCCCCTTTTCCCCGCCGCCCTCGCCCGAAGGACTTCCCTTCGGGCGTTTTTTTTGTCCTGTAAACCGGGGTGACAGTGTCTGCTTCGGGAGACGAGGGCTAGGGGCGCGCCGGGAGCGGGGAAAAGGGGGCCGGGGTGTAAACACCGGGGATAATAATAAAAAAATATAAAAATATTTTATAAAAAATTGCAGATAATAAAAGAAATAAAAACAACCACTTGGGCTTGGATTGTCTGCTGTTTGACCAATCCTCGTTTGTTGGCACCGTGATTGCTATAACAGTGTTATGAATTTTAAGGAATTGCCCACGCTCCATTTCCTGGCAAAGGAGGTCCGCCGTGTCCGAGTTGCATAAGCGAATCAGAAGATCGAGCCTGCACGAGAAAATCATGTCTCCCGAGGAGACGATTCCCCTCTTCAAAAACGGCATGGATCTCGGCTGGTCGGGTTTCACCCCCGTCGGCTATCCCAAGGTGGTGCCGGCAATTCTCGCCGATTACGTGGAGAAGAACGCCTTGCAGGGGAAGATGCGCTTCAACCTCTACATCGGCGCCTCCATCGGCGTCGAGATCGAGGACCGCTGGGCGTCGCTGAAGATGACGGACAAGCGCTGGCCCTATCAGACCGGGAAGGTGATCCAGAAGGGGGTCAACAACGGCGAGGTGCGCATGGGGGACAAGCACCTCTCCCTCTACGCCCAGGACCTCGGGTACGGCTTCTACACCAAGGAAAACGGCGGCAAACTCGATCTGGCCATCATTGAAGTCACCGGCATCACCGAAGACGGCGGGCTGATCCTCGCCGGCTCGGTGGGGGTGACCACCGAGATCGTGCAGATCGCCAAAAAGATCATCCTTGAGGTCAACACCTCGATCCCCTCCTTCGAGGGGCTCCACGACATCGTCATGCTCGACCTCCCCCCCCACCGCACCCCCTACCTGATTAGCAAGGTGGAGGACCGCATCGGCACCACCTATGTCCCCTGCGACCCGGACAAGATCGTCGCCATCGTCGAGTCGCGCTTTCCCGACAACGGCCGCGCCCTCTCGGCTCCCGACGAGTGCTCGGAGCAGATCGCCGGACACATCCTCGAGTTCCTGCAGCACGAGGTCAAATCCGGCCGCCTCCCCAAAAACCTCCTCCCCATCCAGTCGGGGGTCGGGAACATCGCCAACGCCGTCGTCGGCGGCCTGGTCACCGGCCCTTTCAATAATCTCAAGGTCTGGACGGAGGTCATCCAGGACACCATGCTCGACCTCTTCGACTCGGGAAAACTCGAGTTCGCCTCCTCGACCTCCCTTTCTCTCTCCGCCGACGGCTTCCGCCGCCTTTACGAAAACTGGGATTTTTACACCAGCCGGGTGGTGCTGCGGCCGATGCAGATCAGCAACAACCCCGAGCCGATCCGCCGTCTCGGGGTCATCTCCATGAACACCCCCGTGGAGTTCGACATCTACGGCCACGCCAATTCGACCCTGGTGATGGGGTCGCGGATGATCAACGGCATCGGCGGCTCCGGGGACTTCTCCCGCAACGCCTACCTCTCCATCATGCACAGCCCCTCGACGCGGCCGACGAAGACCGACCCTCACGGCATCACCTGCGTCGTCCCCAAGGTCACCCACGTCGACCACACGGAACACGATCTCGACATCCTCGTCACCGAACAGGGGCTCGCCGACATGCGCGGCCTCTGCCCCCGGGACAGGGCCCAGGTCGTCATCGACCGCTGCGCCCACCCCCACTATCGTCCCCTGCTGCAGGACTATTTCGATCGCTCGCAAAGGGAGTGTTTCGCCAAGGGGATGGGGCACCAGCCGCACATGCTCTTTGCCGCCTACGCGATGCAGAAGAACCTTCTCGAGGAGGGGACGATGCGCATGGCCGGCTGGAGTTGATCCACTCCGGGATCGGTCGGACGAAAGGGGCGTTTTTACGCTTGTTGTGGCTGTGAAAAAGCTCTCGCCGGATCCATCGCCGGAAATGGGGGGGAAGGAGTGCCGCATGGAACATCGGGCAAAGGAGAGTTATGCCATCCAGTCCGTGGACAATGCCTTAAGTCTCCTCGAGGCGATGGGGGACGAACGGGGGGATTTTGCTCTCACCGACCTGAGCACCCGCCTCGGTCTGAACAAGTCGAGCGTCTTCCGTCTTCTGGCGACCTTTGAAGGACGGGGGTACGTGGAGACGGTGGAGGAATCGAAGACCTATCGCCTGGCCTCTTCCGCCTTCGAGATCGGCCGGAAGCTTCTGCTGCGCAACGACCTGCTGCAGCAGGCCCGGCCGGTGATGGAGCGCCTGGCCCGGGAGTGCGGCGAGAGCATCTATCTCGCCGTCCGCCGCGGAGGCGAGGTGCTTTTCCTCCACATGGTCGACTCCGGGCAGAAAGTGACCGTCATGTCCCTGGTCGGCCACCGCTACCCCCTGGAGGGCAACGCTCCCGGGCGACTTTTCCTGGCGCTGGGGCGGGAATCCCTTTCCGGAGACGGTCTGGAAGTAATCCGTCGTCAGGGATACGCCGTCGATCGCGACGGGCTCGGCGTCGGGATCGATGCCCTGGCCGCCCCCCTCGGGGGAGTTGCCGGAGATCTCAGCGGCGCCCTGTGCCTCATTGCCCCGGCCTTTCGCCTCGGCGACGAGCGCCTCGAAAAGGAACTGCTGGAAAGGCTGGTGGCCGGAGGTCGGATGGTCGAGGCGCGTCTCGGCTGGAGGCGCCGATGAGGCGCCGCTCTCTCGGACGAGGGAAGGGACGGCTTGCCGCCGCCCACGGCCGGCAGGAACTGTTAACTGCGGCGGCATGTCAACACCGGAGACAGGGAGGGGAAAGCCTCTAACGGGCCGATTTGTTTCATCCGGGGGAAGTATGCTGTTAATGCCCGGAGACACACCGATAAATAAAACATATTTTGAAACCAATTAGCTCAAAAAATTGTACACAAATAT
This region includes:
- a CDS encoding DUF6125 family protein, which gives rise to MSRIQSEKTVTATPLDEGIQLLNDLSKEELIAIIVDDAKNWLAHDGLWFQAVEKVHGMEAAIDADREAWRSFTVLEAKRIMARLGLEPGGGIPALVECLKHRLYARLNLQESLEITGNRALFRMVDCRVQSARKRKGLADFPCKSVGVVEYAEFARTVDPRIETRCLACPPDAHPDEYWCAWEFSLAVD
- a CDS encoding acetyl-CoA hydrolase/transferase C-terminal domain-containing protein — its product is MSELHKRIRRSSLHEKIMSPEETIPLFKNGMDLGWSGFTPVGYPKVVPAILADYVEKNALQGKMRFNLYIGASIGVEIEDRWASLKMTDKRWPYQTGKVIQKGVNNGEVRMGDKHLSLYAQDLGYGFYTKENGGKLDLAIIEVTGITEDGGLILAGSVGVTTEIVQIAKKIILEVNTSIPSFEGLHDIVMLDLPPHRTPYLISKVEDRIGTTYVPCDPDKIVAIVESRFPDNGRALSAPDECSEQIAGHILEFLQHEVKSGRLPKNLLPIQSGVGNIANAVVGGLVTGPFNNLKVWTEVIQDTMLDLFDSGKLEFASSTSLSLSADGFRRLYENWDFYTSRVVLRPMQISNNPEPIRRLGVISMNTPVEFDIYGHANSTLVMGSRMINGIGGSGDFSRNAYLSIMHSPSTRPTKTDPHGITCVVPKVTHVDHTEHDLDILVTEQGLADMRGLCPRDRAQVVIDRCAHPHYRPLLQDYFDRSQRECFAKGMGHQPHMLFAAYAMQKNLLEEGTMRMAGWS
- a CDS encoding IclR family transcriptional regulator, which produces MEHRAKESYAIQSVDNALSLLEAMGDERGDFALTDLSTRLGLNKSSVFRLLATFEGRGYVETVEESKTYRLASSAFEIGRKLLLRNDLLQQARPVMERLARECGESIYLAVRRGGEVLFLHMVDSGQKVTVMSLVGHRYPLEGNAPGRLFLALGRESLSGDGLEVIRRQGYAVDRDGLGVGIDALAAPLGGVAGDLSGALCLIAPAFRLGDERLEKELLERLVAGGRMVEARLGWRRR